The following are from one region of the Pelagibius sp. CAU 1746 genome:
- a CDS encoding D-glycerate dehydrogenase gives MPHKKVRVIVTRRLPDVIETRMMELFDCHLNIEDKPMSQAQLIEAVKQAEVLVPTVTDRIDASVLSQAGPQLKLIASFGTGVDHIDLKTARQRGITVTNTPGVLTEDTADMTMALILSVPRRLAEGERLVRTGEWQGWAPTGMLGHRVNGKRLGIIGMGRIGSAVARRAKGFGMSIHYHNRRRVHPSVEEELEATYWESLDQMLSRMDIISINCPHTPATFHLLSARRLKLLREDAYIVNTSRGEVVDENALTRALEAGEIAGAGLDVFEHEPAVNPKLIRLDNVVLLPHMGSATIEGRIAMGEKVIISIKTFVDGHTPPDRVLETMF, from the coding sequence ATGCCCCATAAGAAGGTCCGCGTTATCGTCACCCGCCGGCTGCCCGACGTCATCGAGACGCGGATGATGGAGCTCTTCGACTGTCATCTGAACATCGAGGACAAGCCGATGAGCCAAGCGCAGCTCATCGAGGCGGTGAAGCAGGCGGAGGTTCTGGTGCCGACGGTGACCGATCGCATCGACGCGTCGGTGCTGTCCCAGGCCGGCCCGCAGCTGAAGCTGATCGCTTCCTTCGGCACCGGCGTCGACCACATCGACCTGAAGACGGCGCGCCAGCGCGGCATCACCGTGACCAACACCCCGGGCGTGCTGACCGAGGATACCGCGGACATGACCATGGCGCTGATCCTCTCGGTGCCGCGGCGCCTGGCCGAGGGCGAGCGCCTGGTGCGCACCGGCGAGTGGCAGGGCTGGGCGCCCACCGGCATGCTCGGCCACCGGGTGAACGGGAAGCGTTTGGGCATCATCGGCATGGGCCGCATCGGCAGCGCCGTGGCGCGCCGGGCCAAGGGCTTCGGCATGTCGATCCACTATCACAACCGCCGGCGCGTGCACCCCTCGGTGGAGGAGGAGCTGGAGGCGACCTACTGGGAGAGCCTGGACCAGATGCTGTCCCGCATGGACATCATCTCCATCAACTGCCCGCACACCCCGGCCACCTTCCACCTGCTCTCGGCGCGCCGCCTCAAGCTGCTGCGCGAGGACGCCTACATCGTCAACACCTCGCGCGGCGAGGTGGTGGACGAGAACGCCCTGACCCGCGCCCTGGAAGCCGGGGAGATCGCCGGCGCCGGCCTCGACGTCTTCGAGCACGAGCCGGCGGTCAATCCCAAGCTGATCCGCCTCGACAACGTGGTGCTGCTTCCGCACATGGGCTCGGCCACCATCGAGGGGCGCATCGCCATGGGCGAGAAGGTCATCATCTCCATCAAGACCTTCGTCGACGGCCACACCCCGCCGGACCGCGTCCTGGAGACGATGTTCTAA
- a CDS encoding heterodisulfide reductase-related iron-sulfur binding cluster has product MSEGGLNAPVRHPIDWNDPDFYDWDKLNAEVERVFDICHGCRRCFNLCDSFPRLFDLIDESETGELDSVDKADYKPVVDACTLCDMCFMVSCPYVPPHEFNIDFPHLMLRYRAAERKRGHVDGRVEQLTKTDRNGKLAGMAPGLVNWAGDTKNKLTRPIMEKVADVHREADLPKFHGKTFALRAKDDVPAVNPDAPAKGRKVAFYATCFVNYNNPDIGAAARKVLAKNGVETEVVYPSCCGMPQLEQGDIEKVAESARRVSAELCEWVDKGYDIVALTPSCALMLKFEWPLILPDNDTVKKLSQHTFDITEYVVDIAKKEGLAEGLGTLEGGVALHMACHARAQNIGAKAAEMLRLMPEADVKVVERCSGHGGSWGVLKENFDTAIKVGRTAARQTAQAGKAYVASECPLAGQHILQGIDRLQMENKPEVARSYHPIELFAKAYGLAD; this is encoded by the coding sequence ATGAGCGAAGGTGGTTTGAATGCCCCGGTGCGTCACCCGATCGACTGGAACGATCCGGATTTCTACGACTGGGACAAGCTGAACGCCGAGGTCGAGCGGGTCTTCGACATCTGCCACGGCTGCCGGCGCTGCTTCAATCTCTGCGACTCCTTTCCGCGCCTCTTCGACCTTATCGACGAGTCGGAGACCGGCGAACTGGATAGCGTCGACAAGGCCGACTACAAGCCCGTCGTCGACGCCTGCACGCTGTGCGACATGTGCTTCATGGTGAGCTGCCCCTACGTGCCGCCCCATGAGTTCAACATCGACTTCCCGCACCTCATGCTGCGCTACCGCGCCGCCGAGCGGAAGCGCGGCCACGTCGACGGCCGCGTCGAGCAGCTCACCAAGACCGACCGCAACGGCAAGCTGGCCGGCATGGCGCCGGGGCTGGTGAACTGGGCCGGCGACACCAAGAACAAGCTGACGCGCCCGATCATGGAGAAGGTCGCCGACGTGCACCGCGAGGCCGACCTGCCGAAGTTCCACGGCAAGACCTTCGCCCTGCGCGCCAAGGACGACGTCCCGGCGGTCAATCCCGACGCCCCGGCCAAGGGCCGCAAGGTGGCCTTCTACGCCACCTGCTTCGTGAACTACAACAACCCGGACATCGGCGCCGCCGCCCGCAAGGTGCTGGCCAAGAACGGCGTCGAGACCGAGGTCGTCTATCCCTCCTGCTGCGGCATGCCGCAGCTCGAGCAGGGCGACATCGAGAAGGTCGCCGAGTCCGCCAGGCGCGTCTCCGCCGAGCTCTGCGAGTGGGTCGACAAGGGCTACGACATCGTCGCGCTGACGCCGTCCTGCGCGCTGATGCTGAAGTTCGAGTGGCCGCTGATTCTGCCGGACAACGACACGGTGAAGAAGCTCTCGCAGCATACCTTCGACATCACCGAGTACGTGGTCGACATCGCCAAGAAGGAAGGCCTGGCCGAGGGCCTGGGCACCCTGGAAGGCGGCGTCGCCCTGCACATGGCCTGCCACGCCCGCGCCCAGAACATCGGCGCCAAGGCCGCGGAGATGCTGCGCCTCATGCCCGAGGCCGACGTGAAGGTCGTCGAGCGCTGCTCGGGCCACGGCGGCTCCTGGGGCGTGCTGAAGGAGAATTTCGACACCGCCATCAAGGTCGGGCGCACCGCGGCACGGCAGACCGCGCAGGCCGGCAAGGCCTACGTGGCCTCCGAGTGCCCGCTGGCGGGTCAGCACATCCTGCAGGGCATCGACCGCCTGCAGATGGAGAACAAACCCGAGGTCGCGCGCAGCTACCACCCCATCGAGCTCTTCGCCAAGGCCTACGGCCTGGCCGACTAG
- the cysK gene encoding cysteine synthase A, which produces MEAAKAEARAQETGEFRGRVYDSILDTIGATPIVRVKRLAAAYGVKADVAGKCEFFNPLASVKDRIGLAMVEALEREGKLKEGGMIVEPTSGNTGIALAFVCAAKGYRLILTMPETMSQERRKMLRLLGAELVLTDGAKGMTGALAKAEEILAENPGAVMPQQFNNPANPAVHERTTAEEIWRDTGGKVDVVVSGVGTGGTLTGVGRVLKARKPSVKMVAVEPEDSPVISGGQPGPHKIQGIGPGFIPNNLDTGLIDEVLPIGNDTAFRMARKAAALEGLPIGISSGAALCAAMEIGERPEMEGKLIVAILPSFAERYLSTALFEGL; this is translated from the coding sequence ATGGAAGCAGCAAAGGCAGAGGCCCGCGCCCAAGAGACGGGCGAATTCCGCGGCAGGGTCTACGACTCCATCCTCGACACCATCGGCGCGACGCCCATCGTGCGCGTGAAAAGGCTGGCCGCCGCCTACGGCGTCAAGGCCGACGTTGCCGGCAAGTGCGAGTTCTTCAATCCGCTGGCTTCGGTGAAAGACCGTATCGGCCTGGCCATGGTCGAGGCGCTGGAGCGCGAGGGCAAGCTGAAGGAAGGCGGCATGATCGTCGAGCCGACCAGCGGCAACACCGGCATCGCGCTGGCCTTCGTCTGCGCCGCCAAGGGCTACCGCCTGATCCTCACCATGCCGGAGACCATGTCGCAGGAGCGCCGCAAGATGCTGCGCCTGCTGGGCGCCGAGTTGGTGCTGACCGACGGCGCCAAGGGCATGACCGGCGCCCTGGCCAAGGCCGAGGAGATCCTGGCCGAGAATCCCGGCGCCGTCATGCCGCAGCAGTTCAACAACCCGGCCAACCCGGCGGTCCACGAGCGCACCACGGCGGAGGAGATCTGGCGCGACACCGGGGGCAAGGTGGACGTCGTCGTCTCCGGCGTCGGCACCGGCGGCACGCTGACCGGCGTCGGCCGCGTCCTGAAGGCGCGCAAGCCCAGCGTGAAGATGGTCGCGGTGGAGCCGGAGGACAGCCCGGTGATCTCCGGCGGCCAGCCCGGCCCGCACAAGATCCAGGGCATCGGCCCCGGCTTCATTCCCAACAACCTGGACACCGGCCTGATCGACGAGGTTCTGCCCATCGGCAACGACACCGCCTTCCGCATGGCGCGCAAGGCGGCCGCCCTGGAGGGCCTGCCCATCGGAATCTCCTCCGGCGCCGCCCTCTGCGCGGCCATGGAGATCGGCGAGCGCCCGGAAATGGAAGGCAAGCTGATCGTCGCCATCCTGCCGTCCTTCGCCGAACGCTACCTCTCCACCGCGCTCTTCGAGGGGCTGTAA
- a CDS encoding SH3 domain-containing protein gives MPRLLPLAAFAWSALFTVLLIWGWSAPAWPQEAAGSAAGSGGAGSQAQGRPAPPGRTGLPLPRFVTLRADEVNLRIGPGIRYPIDWVYHRAGLPVEIIDEFDTWRRIRDWQGTEGWVHQSMVQGRRGILITGKRHTLRRRPEAGAPGVALVDAGVVGVLERCETDWCEVGVGGYSGWLERGAFYGLYPGEKVE, from the coding sequence ATGCCGAGGCTTCTTCCGCTGGCCGCCTTCGCCTGGAGCGCGCTCTTCACCGTCCTGCTGATTTGGGGCTGGAGCGCCCCTGCCTGGCCGCAGGAAGCCGCCGGGAGCGCTGCCGGGAGCGGGGGAGCAGGATCCCAGGCGCAGGGCCGCCCGGCGCCGCCGGGGCGCACGGGTCTGCCGCTGCCGCGTTTCGTGACCCTGCGCGCCGACGAGGTGAACCTGCGCATCGGCCCCGGCATCCGCTACCCCATCGACTGGGTCTACCACCGCGCCGGCCTGCCGGTGGAGATCATCGACGAGTTCGACACCTGGCGGCGCATCCGCGACTGGCAGGGCACCGAGGGTTGGGTGCACCAGTCCATGGTCCAGGGCCGGCGCGGCATCCTGATCACCGGCAAGCGCCACACCCTGCGCCGCCGCCCGGAGGCCGGAGCCCCCGGCGTGGCCCTGGTCGACGCCGGGGTGGTGGGAGTGCTGGAACGCTGCGAGACCGACTGGTGCGAAGTCGGCGTCGGCGGCTACAGCGGCTGGCTGGAGCGCGGCGCCTTCTACGGCCTCTATCCCGGCGAGAAGGTGGAATAA
- a CDS encoding molybdopterin-synthase adenylyltransferase MoeB, translating into MDFSDDQIDRYARHLVLPEIGEEGQEKLLKARVLVIGAGGLGSPLLLYLAAAGVGTLGIVDDDVVDLSNLQRQVLHDTANVGMAKVESARRRIAEINPEVTVEALGQRLSPDNALDLISRYDLVADGSDNFPTRYLANDACYLAGKTLVSAAIMRFDGQLSTFKAHDGGTPCYRCLFGPQPGDPKESCADVGVLGALAGTLGALQANEVVKEILGIGTSLAGSLVLFDSLETTFRKVSVPRDPDCALCGSQATIRDLKTVDYRTGEPLCAV; encoded by the coding sequence ATGGATTTCAGCGACGACCAGATCGACCGCTACGCGCGCCACCTGGTGCTGCCGGAGATCGGCGAAGAGGGCCAGGAAAAGCTGCTGAAGGCCCGGGTGCTGGTGATCGGCGCCGGCGGCCTCGGCTCGCCGCTGCTGCTCTACCTCGCCGCCGCCGGCGTCGGCACCCTGGGCATCGTCGACGACGACGTGGTCGACCTCTCCAACCTGCAGCGCCAGGTGCTGCACGACACCGCCAACGTCGGCATGGCCAAGGTCGAGTCGGCGCGCCGCCGCATCGCCGAGATCAATCCCGAAGTGACGGTCGAGGCGCTGGGCCAGCGCCTTTCGCCGGACAACGCCCTGGACCTGATTTCGCGCTACGACCTGGTGGCCGACGGCTCCGACAACTTCCCGACCCGCTATCTGGCCAACGACGCCTGCTACCTGGCGGGCAAGACCCTGGTCTCCGCCGCCATCATGCGCTTCGACGGCCAGCTCTCCACCTTTAAGGCCCACGACGGCGGGACACCCTGCTACCGTTGCCTCTTCGGCCCGCAGCCCGGCGACCCCAAGGAAAGCTGCGCCGATGTGGGAGTCCTTGGCGCCCTGGCCGGGACCCTGGGCGCGCTGCAGGCCAACGAGGTGGTGAAGGAGATCCTCGGCATCGGCACCTCCCTGGCCGGAAGCCTTGTGCTCTTCGATTCCCTGGAGACCACCTTCCGCAAGGTGAGCGTGCCGCGCGACCCCGACTGCGCCCTCTGCGGCTCCCAGGCGACGATCCGCGACTTGAAGACCGTGGACTACCGGACCGGCGAACCGCTCTGCGCGGTTTAG
- a CDS encoding PIN domain-containing protein: MSYVFDTSAFSPLFRNFYRGRFPSLWREYDELVADGRIVSTREVHREIEDGPIESLRGWANENMNLFPPPTAAQGAFVGEIYRVPHFQQNIELQKILKGGKNADPFVIARAQVDERTVVTSEALRPNASKIPNICEHFGINWLTLEGFMEAEDWEF; encoded by the coding sequence GTGAGCTACGTCTTTGACACGTCTGCCTTCTCACCACTGTTTCGGAACTTCTACCGAGGCAGGTTTCCGTCGCTCTGGCGCGAGTATGACGAACTAGTCGCCGATGGGCGCATTGTTTCCACGCGAGAAGTTCATCGTGAGATAGAAGACGGTCCAATAGAAAGCCTTAGGGGTTGGGCCAACGAGAATATGAACCTTTTCCCGCCCCCGACGGCTGCGCAAGGCGCATTTGTTGGTGAGATATATAGGGTTCCGCACTTCCAGCAGAACATCGAACTGCAAAAGATACTGAAGGGCGGGAAGAACGCGGATCCATTTGTGATTGCGAGGGCGCAAGTCGACGAAAGAACGGTAGTAACATCGGAAGCATTGAGGCCAAACGCCTCGAAGATTCCAAACATTTGCGAGCATTTTGGCATCAACTGGCTGACCCTAGAAGGGTTCATGGAAGCTGAGGACTGGGAATTCTAG
- a CDS encoding rubrerythrin family protein, with amino-acid sequence MSLKNSKTEANLKEAFAGESQANRRYLYFAQKADIEGYNDVAAVFRSTAEGETGHAHGHLQYLEEVGDPATGEPIGDTTLNLKSAIAGETHEYTDMYPGMARTAREEGFDEIADWFETLAKAEKSHAGRFQKALDTMA; translated from the coding sequence ATGTCGCTTAAGAACTCGAAGACCGAAGCCAATCTCAAGGAAGCCTTCGCGGGAGAGAGCCAGGCCAACCGCCGCTATCTCTACTTCGCGCAGAAGGCCGACATCGAGGGTTACAACGATGTTGCCGCGGTCTTCCGTTCGACCGCCGAGGGCGAGACCGGCCACGCGCACGGTCACCTGCAGTACCTCGAGGAAGTCGGCGACCCCGCGACCGGCGAGCCGATCGGCGACACCACGCTGAACCTCAAGTCCGCCATCGCCGGCGAGACCCACGAGTACACCGACATGTACCCCGGCATGGCCCGCACGGCCCGCGAGGAAGGTTTCGACGAAATCGCCGACTGGTTCGAGACCCTGGCGAAGGCTGAGAAAAGCCACGCCGGCCGCTTCCAGAAGGCCCTCGACACGATGGCCTGA
- the fabA gene encoding 3-hydroxyacyl-[acyl-carrier-protein] dehydratase FabA: MTERKNSFPYEDLLKCAHGKLFGPGNAQLPLPPMLMFDRITEIREDGGEHGKGQIVAEMDIKPDLWFFDCHFEGDPVMPGCLGLDSLWQLLGFFLGWLGAPGRGRALGVGEVKFSEMVTPTVKMVSYQLDLKRVRMGRLVLGIADGIMKADGKPIYEAKDLKVGLFQSA; the protein is encoded by the coding sequence TTGACCGAGCGAAAGAACAGTTTTCCTTACGAAGATCTGCTGAAGTGTGCGCACGGTAAGCTCTTCGGTCCTGGTAATGCGCAACTGCCCCTGCCGCCGATGCTGATGTTCGATCGCATCACCGAAATTCGCGAAGACGGCGGCGAGCACGGCAAAGGCCAAATCGTGGCCGAAATGGATATCAAGCCCGATCTCTGGTTCTTCGATTGCCATTTCGAGGGCGATCCGGTCATGCCGGGATGCCTGGGCCTCGACTCCCTTTGGCAGCTCCTCGGCTTCTTCCTCGGCTGGCTCGGCGCCCCGGGGCGCGGGCGGGCGCTGGGCGTCGGCGAGGTCAAGTTCAGCGAGATGGTGACGCCGACGGTGAAGATGGTGAGCTATCAACTGGACCTGAAGCGGGTGCGCATGGGCCGGCTGGTCCTGGGCATCGCCGACGGGATCATGAAGGCCGACGGCAAGCCGATCTACGAAGCCAAGGATCTGAAGGTGGGACTCTTTCAAAGCGCCTGA
- a CDS encoding DUF3501 family protein: MSTGLAMKKEITREDILPMAAYEAERRELRRDLVAKKKFRRQDIGPVCTFYFENYETMWAQVHEMLYIEKGGEEQIADELSAYNPLIPQGRELVATVMFEIDDAQRRKTFLAKLGGIEETAFFEIDGERIAGTPEDDVDRTTADGKASSVQFIHFPFTDAQAEKFKAPGTRVILGFTHPEYAHMTILSEDARGALAQDFD; the protein is encoded by the coding sequence ATGAGCACCGGACTTGCCATGAAGAAAGAGATCACCCGCGAAGACATTCTTCCGATGGCGGCCTACGAGGCCGAGCGCCGCGAGCTGCGCCGCGACCTCGTCGCCAAGAAGAAGTTCCGCCGCCAGGACATCGGCCCGGTCTGCACCTTTTATTTCGAGAACTACGAGACCATGTGGGCCCAGGTCCACGAGATGCTCTACATCGAAAAGGGCGGCGAGGAGCAGATCGCCGACGAGCTCAGCGCCTACAACCCGCTGATCCCGCAGGGCCGCGAACTGGTCGCCACGGTGATGTTCGAGATCGACGACGCCCAGCGCCGCAAGACCTTCCTCGCCAAGCTGGGCGGCATCGAGGAGACGGCCTTCTTCGAGATCGACGGCGAGCGCATCGCCGGCACGCCGGAAGACGACGTGGACCGCACCACCGCCGACGGCAAGGCCTCCTCGGTGCAGTTCATCCACTTCCCCTTCACCGACGCCCAGGCCGAAAAGTTCAAGGCTCCGGGAACCCGCGTCATCCTGGGTTTCACTCACCCGGAATACGCCCACATGACCATCCTCTCCGAGGACGCGCGGGGCGCCCTGGCCCAGGACTTCGACTGA
- a CDS encoding BMP family ABC transporter substrate-binding protein: MTCRPILLAALLGLFASVAVAKPAVVYSVGGKFDGSFNEAAYNGAQRFKEETGKDYAEFEIANQAQSEQALRNFAQRGFSPIVAIGFTHASALAKVAPQFPKTRFAIVDSVVEAPNVQSVAFREEEGSYVVGILAAMASKTGTIGFVGGMDIPLIRKFACGYIQGARSADPKVKVLVNMTGPTPAAWSDPVRGGELARSQIEQGADVIIQAAGGTGIGVLQAAADAGVLGIGTDSNQNGLHPGKVLTSMRKRVDNVVYDNFVTALDGTWQPGLQVMGLAEGGLDWVIDDDNLRLITPQMEAAAEAAEEAIAGGGIQVHNITRDGPCPVH; encoded by the coding sequence TTGACCTGCCGTCCGATCCTGCTCGCCGCTCTGCTCGGCCTCTTTGCCTCCGTAGCCGTCGCAAAACCCGCCGTCGTCTATTCCGTCGGCGGCAAGTTCGACGGCTCCTTCAACGAGGCCGCCTACAACGGCGCCCAGCGCTTCAAGGAGGAGACCGGCAAGGACTACGCGGAGTTCGAGATCGCCAACCAGGCGCAGAGCGAGCAGGCGCTGCGCAACTTCGCCCAGCGCGGCTTCTCGCCCATCGTTGCCATCGGCTTCACCCACGCCTCGGCTTTGGCGAAAGTAGCCCCGCAGTTTCCGAAAACCCGCTTCGCCATCGTCGACAGCGTCGTCGAGGCGCCCAACGTGCAGTCCGTGGCGTTCCGGGAAGAGGAAGGGTCCTACGTGGTGGGTATCCTGGCGGCCATGGCTTCCAAGACCGGCACCATCGGCTTCGTCGGCGGCATGGACATCCCCCTGATCCGCAAGTTCGCCTGCGGCTACATCCAGGGCGCGCGCAGCGCCGATCCCAAGGTGAAGGTGCTGGTCAACATGACCGGGCCGACGCCGGCGGCCTGGAGCGACCCTGTGCGCGGCGGCGAGCTGGCGCGCTCCCAGATCGAGCAGGGCGCGGATGTCATCATCCAGGCGGCCGGCGGCACCGGCATCGGCGTGCTGCAGGCGGCGGCCGACGCGGGCGTCCTGGGCATCGGCACGGACTCCAACCAGAACGGCCTGCATCCCGGCAAGGTGCTGACCTCCATGCGCAAGCGCGTCGACAACGTGGTCTACGACAACTTCGTCACCGCGCTGGACGGCACCTGGCAGCCCGGCCTCCAGGTCATGGGCCTGGCCGAGGGCGGCCTGGACTGGGTCATCGACGACGACAACCTGCGCCTCATCACCCCGCAGATGGAAGCCGCCGCCGAGGCGGCCGAGGAAGCCATCGCCGGCGGCGGCATCCAGGTGCATAACATCACCCGAGACGGCCCCTGTCCGGTGCATTGA
- a CDS encoding ImmA/IrrE family metallo-endopeptidase — protein sequence MSREQIPVTARLITWARERAGISIEEASKTFKKIEAWEDIENDIFPTYVQLEQLSERFKVPIAVFFFPEPPAVPPIRESFRTLPDQQFDGIPSQVRLLLRKAKALQLNLVELNQGTNPADRLISHDLGFPTNVEVTEMAEQVRAYLGVSLEQQCAWQDDDTALANWRDTLGEVGISVFKDAFRVPEYSGFCLYDDVFPVIYANNSVAKTRQIFTLFHELAHLLFHTSGIDTFEDSYIPDLANDARRIEILCNRFSAQFLIPDEAFENTLQGKPASEETAAEIAAHFHVSREVVFRKFLDRGLIEQAAYTEAATEWAAQRGGGGGGNWYNTKIAYLGRDYIGLAFKQFHSNRIDETQLAEYLDTKPRNLAVLEEYFARGSV from the coding sequence ATGTCGAGAGAGCAAATCCCTGTCACTGCACGTTTGATTACCTGGGCTCGTGAGCGAGCAGGGATTTCGATTGAGGAGGCATCAAAAACTTTCAAGAAGATTGAAGCTTGGGAGGACATCGAGAACGACATCTTTCCGACCTACGTGCAGTTGGAGCAGCTCTCGGAACGGTTCAAAGTACCAATCGCAGTTTTCTTTTTTCCTGAACCGCCTGCGGTTCCCCCTATTCGCGAATCATTTCGCACTCTTCCAGATCAGCAATTCGACGGTATTCCTAGTCAAGTTCGCCTCCTGCTGCGCAAAGCCAAGGCGCTGCAACTAAACCTTGTCGAACTGAATCAAGGAACTAACCCGGCTGATCGTCTGATCTCGCATGACTTAGGGTTCCCTACAAACGTCGAGGTCACCGAGATGGCCGAGCAAGTACGGGCTTACTTGGGCGTCTCATTGGAACAACAGTGCGCATGGCAAGATGACGACACCGCATTGGCGAACTGGCGTGACACTCTTGGCGAGGTAGGGATATCGGTCTTCAAGGACGCATTCCGAGTTCCAGAATACTCGGGATTCTGCCTGTACGATGACGTGTTTCCGGTGATCTATGCCAACAATAGCGTGGCCAAGACGCGGCAAATTTTCACGCTATTCCATGAACTTGCGCATTTGCTTTTTCATACGAGTGGGATCGACACTTTCGAAGATAGCTATATACCCGACTTGGCGAACGACGCGAGACGCATCGAGATTCTTTGCAATCGTTTTTCTGCGCAGTTCCTCATTCCTGATGAGGCATTTGAGAACACGCTTCAGGGCAAACCAGCATCGGAGGAAACGGCTGCCGAAATTGCAGCACATTTCCACGTTAGCCGAGAGGTGGTTTTTCGGAAGTTCCTCGACCGCGGCCTTATTGAACAGGCTGCTTACACTGAAGCTGCTACTGAATGGGCCGCTCAACGTGGAGGTGGCGGAGGAGGCAATTGGTACAACACAAAGATCGCCTATCTCGGACGCGACTACATCGGGCTTGCATTCAAGCAGTTTCACTCAAACCGGATTGATGAGACTCAGCTTGCTGAGTATCTCGATACTAAGCCTCGGAACCTAGCCGTTCTCGAAGAGTATTTTGCGCGAGGCAGTGTGTGA
- the irrA gene encoding iron response transcriptional regulator IrrA, protein MTKDRPYSALVQRLKVSGLRPTRQRLALAKLLFEAPGGCDRHITAEQLHAEAVAENVRVSLATIYNSLHQFTEAGLLREVVVESGRSYFDTNVTEHHHFYFEDSGRLQDIPGEMVRLENLPPAPAGAKVARVDVIIRVNERGE, encoded by the coding sequence ATGACCAAGGATCGTCCCTACAGCGCGCTGGTCCAGCGCCTCAAGGTGTCTGGCCTGCGCCCGACCCGCCAGCGGCTGGCTCTGGCCAAGCTTCTGTTCGAGGCGCCGGGAGGCTGCGACCGCCACATCACGGCGGAGCAGTTGCACGCCGAGGCGGTCGCCGAGAACGTGCGGGTTTCGCTCGCCACCATCTACAACAGCCTGCACCAGTTCACCGAGGCCGGGCTGCTGCGCGAGGTGGTGGTGGAGTCCGGACGCTCCTACTTCGACACCAACGTCACCGAGCACCACCATTTCTATTTCGAGGACAGCGGCCGCTTGCAGGACATTCCGGGCGAGATGGTGCGGCTCGAAAACCTGCCGCCGGCGCCCGCCGGCGCCAAGGTGGCCCGCGTCGACGTCATCATCCGGGTCAATGAGCGCGGCGAATAA